A genomic region of Streptococcus suis contains the following coding sequences:
- the purB gene encoding adenylosuccinate lyase, whose amino-acid sequence MINRYSRPEMAAIWSEENKYKAWLEVEILADEAWAELGEIPKEDVALIREKATFDIDRILEIEEETRHDVVAFTRAVSESLGEERKWVHYGLTSTDVVDTAYGYLYKQANDIIRRDLENFTNIIADKAREHKYTIMMGRTHGVHAEPTTFGLKLATWYSEMKRNMERFDVAAKGVEAGKISGAVGNFANIPPFVEEYVCGKLGIRPQEISTQVLPRDLHAEYFSALALIATSIERMATEIRGLQKSEQREVEEYFAKGQKGSSAMPHKRNPIGSENMTGLARVVRGHLVTAFENVALWHERDISHSSAERIITPDTTILINYMLNRFGNIVKNLTVFPENMKRNMESTFGLIYSQRVMLSLIEKGMTREEAYDLVQPKTAHSWDNQVDFKPLLEADERVTAKLSQEEIDELFNPDYYAKRVDDIFERLGL is encoded by the coding sequence ATGATCAATCGTTATTCCCGCCCAGAGATGGCGGCTATTTGGAGTGAAGAGAACAAGTACAAGGCTTGGTTGGAGGTGGAAATCCTCGCTGATGAGGCTTGGGCTGAGTTGGGTGAGATTCCCAAGGAAGATGTGGCCTTGATTCGTGAGAAGGCGACTTTTGACATCGACCGCATTTTAGAGATTGAAGAGGAAACCCGTCACGATGTGGTGGCTTTCACGCGTGCGGTTTCGGAAAGTCTGGGTGAGGAACGCAAGTGGGTCCACTACGGTCTGACATCGACCGACGTGGTGGATACGGCTTACGGCTACCTCTACAAGCAGGCTAACGACATCATCCGTCGCGATCTTGAAAACTTTACCAATATCATCGCTGACAAGGCACGTGAGCATAAGTACACTATCATGATGGGGCGGACTCACGGTGTTCATGCGGAGCCAACGACCTTCGGTTTGAAACTCGCGACTTGGTATAGCGAAATGAAACGCAACATGGAGCGTTTTGATGTGGCAGCTAAGGGCGTTGAGGCTGGTAAAATTTCAGGTGCGGTTGGTAACTTTGCCAACATTCCTCCATTTGTGGAAGAGTATGTTTGTGGCAAATTGGGCATTCGTCCGCAGGAAATTTCGACCCAGGTCCTACCTCGTGACCTTCACGCAGAATATTTCTCAGCCCTAGCCTTGATTGCAACGTCTATCGAGCGTATGGCGACAGAAATCCGTGGGCTACAAAAATCTGAACAACGCGAAGTCGAAGAGTATTTCGCCAAAGGCCAAAAGGGTAGCTCTGCTATGCCCCATAAACGCAACCCTATCGGCTCTGAAAACATGACCGGTCTGGCTCGTGTGGTGCGTGGTCACTTGGTGACGGCTTTTGAGAATGTGGCTCTCTGGCACGAACGTGATATTTCTCACTCGTCAGCAGAGCGGATTATCACGCCGGATACGACAATCCTCATCAACTATATGCTCAACCGTTTTGGCAATATCGTCAAGAATTTGACGGTCTTCCCTGAAAATATGAAACGCAATATGGAGTCAACTTTTGGCTTGATTTATAGCCAGCGTGTCATGCTCAGCTTGATTGAGAAAGGCATGACCCGTGAGGAAGCCTATGACTTGGTGCAACCAAAAACCGCACATTCTTGGGACAATCAAGTGGACTTCAAGCCCCTTCTCGAAGCGGATGAGCGTGTGACAGCCAAACTCAGCCAGGAAGAAATCGATGAACTCTTCAACCCAGA